One region of Sphingomonas abietis genomic DNA includes:
- a CDS encoding tetratricopeptide repeat protein: MKFASTTALATALALGAVAAMGVTPAVAKKADAAAAPKANYSDGFRKTAPALQEAITKKDYAAAKAALPAAQAAATTDDDKYAVATMQLQIAQGTNDSAGVSAAADAMLATGKAPAPLQIELYTVQAQNAFNNGKLDAADRAFTQVNTLKPNDPEVLISLAAVKSRENQSPAALQYVDQAIQAKKATGQPVDEDWYRRALSIAYDGKQPAGVIKYGQQLVDAYPRADIWRIALQTYRDTTTLDPQVDLDALRLMRATKSLAGERDYYEYANTALNKGFPGEAKAVIDQGMSSNMVDNKALATSKALAEIKAVAGPKIAADKADLPVSEKKARAAADGKQALLIGDAYMGYGQYAQAVELYKIALQKGGVDANLVNLHMGESLAQSGQGPAAATALATVTGPNQVLAQYWAIFATKGSAPAAAPAAPAAPAAQ; the protein is encoded by the coding sequence ATGAAATTCGCATCCACGACGGCTCTGGCAACGGCTCTCGCGCTCGGCGCGGTGGCCGCGATGGGCGTCACCCCGGCGGTTGCCAAGAAGGCCGATGCGGCGGCGGCTCCGAAGGCCAATTACAGCGACGGCTTCCGCAAGACGGCGCCCGCGCTGCAGGAGGCGATCACCAAGAAGGATTATGCCGCCGCCAAGGCCGCGCTGCCGGCCGCGCAGGCCGCCGCGACCACCGACGACGACAAATATGCCGTCGCCACCATGCAGCTGCAGATCGCCCAGGGCACCAACGACAGCGCCGGCGTTTCGGCCGCGGCCGACGCGATGCTGGCGACCGGCAAGGCGCCGGCGCCGCTGCAGATCGAGCTGTACACGGTGCAGGCACAGAACGCCTTCAACAATGGCAAGCTGGATGCCGCGGATCGTGCCTTCACCCAGGTCAACACGCTCAAGCCGAACGATCCGGAAGTCCTGATCTCGCTGGCGGCGGTCAAGTCGCGCGAGAACCAGTCGCCGGCGGCGCTGCAATATGTCGATCAGGCGATCCAGGCCAAGAAGGCGACCGGCCAGCCGGTCGACGAGGATTGGTATCGCCGCGCGCTGTCGATCGCCTATGACGGCAAGCAGCCGGCCGGCGTGATCAAATATGGCCAGCAGCTGGTCGATGCCTATCCGCGCGCCGACATCTGGCGGATCGCGTTGCAGACCTATCGCGACACCACCACGCTCGATCCGCAGGTCGATCTCGATGCCCTGCGCCTGATGCGGGCGACCAAGTCGCTGGCCGGCGAGCGCGACTATTACGAATATGCCAACACCGCGCTCAACAAGGGCTTTCCGGGTGAGGCCAAGGCCGTGATCGACCAGGGCATGAGCTCCAACATGGTCGACAACAAGGCGCTCGCCACCAGCAAGGCGCTGGCCGAGATCAAGGCCGTCGCCGGCCCCAAGATCGCGGCCGACAAGGCGGATCTGCCGGTGTCCGAGAAGAAGGCGCGCGCGGCGGCCGATGGCAAGCAGGCGCTGCTGATCGGCGATGCCTATATGGGCTATGGCCAGTATGCGCAGGCCGTCGAGCTCTACAAGATCGCGCTCCAGAAGGGCGGCGTCGATGCCAATCTCGTTAACCTGCACATGGGTGAATCGCTGGCGCAGAGCGGGCAGGGCCCGGCCGCCGCAACCGCCCTCGCCACGGTGACCGGCCCGAACCAGGTGCTGGCGCAATATTGGGCGATCTTCGCCACCAAGGGCTCCGCACCGGCGGCGGCGCCGGCCGCGCCGGCCGCGCCGGCCGCGCAATAA
- the yaaA gene encoding peroxide stress protein YaaA: MLALLSPAKTLDFASPLPAIEATVPRFADEAARLAARAATLSKQKLGEIMAISDKLATLNIERYRGFLDQPERPALYAFAGDVYTGLEAHSLDEPAIAFAQDHVRILSGLYGLLRPLDAIRPYRLEMGTRWAPGRAKNLYGHWQDRISALLADDLAADGSGVIVNLASKEYWEAVERHPVEGAQVYTIEFMEERPKGLTFNSFGAKKARGMMARFLCEHRLSDVEALKSFDSDGYAFDAAGSGDRRWLFVKR; the protein is encoded by the coding sequence ATGCTTGCTCTGCTCTCCCCCGCCAAGACGCTCGATTTCGCGAGCCCGCTGCCGGCCATAGAGGCGACCGTGCCGCGCTTCGCCGACGAGGCCGCGCGGCTGGCGGCCCGCGCGGCGACGCTCTCGAAGCAGAAGCTCGGCGAGATCATGGCGATCTCCGACAAGCTCGCGACGCTCAACATCGAGCGTTACCGGGGGTTTCTCGACCAGCCCGAGCGCCCGGCGCTCTACGCCTTCGCCGGCGACGTCTATACCGGCTTGGAGGCACACAGCCTCGACGAGCCGGCGATCGCCTTCGCGCAGGATCATGTCCGCATCCTCTCCGGCCTCTACGGGCTGCTGCGCCCGCTCGACGCGATCCGCCCCTATCGGCTGGAGATGGGCACGCGCTGGGCGCCGGGCCGGGCCAAGAATCTCTATGGCCATTGGCAGGACCGCATCTCCGCCCTGCTCGCCGACGATCTGGCGGCCGACGGATCGGGGGTGATCGTCAATCTCGCCAGCAAGGAATATTGGGAAGCAGTGGAGCGGCATCCGGTGGAAGGCGCCCAAGTCTACACGATTGAGTTCATGGAAGAGCGCCCCAAGGGCCTCACCTTCAACAGCTTCGGCGCCAAGAAGGCGCGCGGCATGATGGCGCGCTTCCTGTGCGAGCATCGGCTGAGCGACGTCGAGGCGCTCAAGAGCTTCGATAGCGACGGCTATGCCTTCGATGCGGCCGGCTCGGGCGATCGCCGCTGGCTGTTCGTCAAGCGCTGA
- the gyrA gene encoding DNA gyrase subunit A: MASAPPTIEPSDISPVSIVDEMKTSYLDYAMSVIVSRALPDVRDGLKPVHRRILYGAQESGFVAGRPYRKSARLVGDVMGKYHPHGDSSIYDALARMTQDWSMRLPLIDGQGNFGSMDPDPPAAMRYTEARLARTANALLDDIDKDTVDFQPNYDGSEREPVVLPARFPNLLVNGAGGIAVGMATNIPPHNLGEVIAACKLYIAQEVLGGELVTVEQLMEIVPAPDFPTGGLILGTGGARNAYHTGRGSIIMRSRHEVEETRGEKRQIVLTEIPFQVGKSGLVEKIAEAAKEKRIEGVSDIRDESSREGVRVVIELKRDATPDVVLNQLWRHTPAQTSFPANMLAIRGGRPEILGLKEIIQAFVTFREEVITRRSKYELLKARERAHILLGLVVAVSNLDEVVRIIRGSSSPAEARARLLAREWPIGDIAQYIALVEAVEKTHAGDTYQLSEVQVRAILDLRLHRLTALGRDEIGDELKELASSIGALLHILGDRARLYEVLVEELNKVSADFATPRRSTIMPAGDDIDDEDLIEREDMVVTVTHGGYIKRTPLEAFRTQAKGGKGRSGMATKDEDAITKLFVTSTHTPVLFFSTAGKVYRKKVWRLPEGAPQARGRPMINLLPLADGETISTVLTLPENEAEWSNLHILFATAKGLVRRNSMDQFTRIPTAGKIAMRFSESDSSDGGDDESAETTTDRLIGVTLLTGDDDVLLATRNGKAIRFRATDVREFQSRTSAGVRGARLLNDDEVISLSILHGTPWDQDTETREAYLKAAPWKEGDREPTLDAATMQAMADAEEFVMTVCANGYGKRSSAYEYRRIGRGGQGITNIDNLARNGPVVASFPAHSGEQLMLVTDQAKLIRMSVGDTRVIGRGSSGVILFRVDKNEHVVSAARIEESDDEAEAHLGDEGMAPATDPQGDGDTGEDLADGGEG; encoded by the coding sequence TTGGCCAGCGCCCCGCCGACCATCGAACCCTCGGACATTTCCCCCGTCTCCATCGTCGACGAGATGAAGACGAGCTATCTCGATTACGCGATGTCGGTGATCGTCAGCCGCGCGCTGCCCGACGTGCGCGACGGCCTGAAGCCGGTCCACCGCCGCATCCTCTACGGCGCGCAGGAAAGCGGCTTCGTCGCCGGGCGCCCCTATCGCAAGTCCGCCCGCCTGGTCGGTGACGTGATGGGTAAATATCACCCGCACGGCGACAGCTCGATCTACGACGCTCTGGCGCGCATGACCCAGGACTGGTCGATGCGGCTGCCGCTGATCGACGGCCAGGGCAATTTCGGATCGATGGATCCCGATCCGCCGGCCGCGATGCGCTACACCGAGGCGCGTCTCGCCCGCACCGCCAACGCGCTGCTCGACGATATCGACAAGGATACGGTCGACTTCCAGCCCAATTATGACGGTTCGGAGCGCGAGCCGGTGGTGCTGCCCGCCCGCTTCCCCAACCTGCTGGTCAACGGCGCCGGCGGCATCGCGGTCGGCATGGCGACCAACATCCCGCCGCACAATCTCGGCGAGGTGATCGCCGCCTGCAAGCTCTACATCGCGCAGGAGGTGCTGGGCGGCGAACTCGTCACCGTCGAGCAGCTGATGGAGATCGTGCCCGCCCCCGATTTCCCGACCGGCGGCCTGATCCTCGGCACCGGCGGCGCGCGCAACGCCTATCATACCGGCCGCGGCTCGATCATCATGCGCTCGCGCCACGAGGTCGAGGAGACCCGCGGCGAAAAGCGCCAGATCGTGCTCACCGAGATTCCCTTCCAGGTCGGCAAGTCCGGTCTGGTCGAGAAGATCGCCGAGGCCGCCAAGGAAAAGCGGATCGAGGGCGTCTCCGACATCCGCGACGAAAGCTCGCGCGAGGGCGTCCGCGTCGTCATCGAGCTGAAGCGCGATGCGACGCCCGACGTGGTGCTCAACCAGCTGTGGCGGCACACCCCGGCGCAGACCAGCTTCCCTGCCAACATGCTCGCCATCCGTGGCGGCCGGCCGGAGATCCTCGGTCTCAAGGAGATCATCCAGGCGTTCGTCACCTTCCGCGAGGAGGTGATCACCCGCCGCTCCAAATATGAGCTGCTCAAGGCCCGCGAGCGCGCCCACATCTTGCTCGGCCTGGTCGTCGCGGTGTCGAACCTCGACGAGGTGGTGCGGATCATCCGGGGCTCGTCCTCGCCGGCCGAGGCGCGCGCCCGCCTGCTCGCCCGCGAATGGCCGATCGGCGACATCGCGCAATATATCGCGCTGGTCGAAGCGGTGGAGAAGACCCACGCGGGCGACACCTACCAGCTCTCCGAAGTCCAGGTCCGCGCGATCCTCGACCTGCGCCTGCACCGCCTGACCGCGCTCGGCCGCGACGAGATCGGCGACGAGCTCAAGGAGCTGGCATCCTCGATCGGCGCGCTGCTCCACATCCTCGGCGACCGTGCCCGGCTCTACGAGGTGCTGGTCGAGGAGCTGAACAAGGTCTCCGCCGACTTCGCCACCCCGCGCCGTTCGACGATCATGCCCGCCGGCGACGATATCGACGACGAGGATCTGATCGAGCGCGAGGACATGGTCGTCACCGTCACCCATGGCGGCTACATCAAGCGCACCCCGCTCGAGGCGTTCCGCACCCAGGCCAAGGGCGGCAAGGGCCGCTCCGGCATGGCGACCAAGGACGAGGACGCGATCACCAAGCTGTTCGTCACCTCGACGCACACGCCGGTGCTGTTCTTCTCCACCGCCGGCAAGGTCTATCGCAAGAAGGTCTGGCGCCTGCCCGAAGGCGCCCCGCAGGCGCGCGGCCGGCCGATGATCAACCTGCTGCCGCTGGCCGATGGCGAGACGATCTCGACGGTGCTGACCCTGCCGGAGAACGAGGCGGAGTGGAGCAACCTCCACATCCTGTTCGCCACCGCCAAGGGGCTGGTCCGGCGCAACAGCATGGACCAGTTCACCCGCATCCCCACCGCCGGCAAGATCGCGATGCGTTTCTCCGAAAGCGATAGCAGCGATGGGGGCGATGATGAATCCGCAGAAACGACCACCGACCGGCTGATCGGCGTCACCCTGCTGACCGGCGACGACGACGTGCTGCTCGCCACCCGCAACGGCAAGGCGATCCGCTTCCGCGCGACCGACGTGCGCGAGTTCCAGAGCCGCACCTCGGCCGGCGTGCGTGGTGCCCGCCTGCTGAACGATGACGAGGTGATCTCGCTGTCGATCCTGCACGGCACGCCCTGGGATCAGGATACCGAGACCCGCGAGGCCTATCTCAAGGCCGCCCCGTGGAAGGAGGGCGATCGCGAACCGACGCTCGACGCCGCGACGATGCAGGCCATGGCCGACGCGGAGGAGTTCGTCATGACGGTCTGCGCCAACGGCTATGGCAAGCGCAGCTCGGCCTACGAATATCGCCGCATCGGGCGCGGCGGCCAGGGCATCACCAACATCGACAATCTCGCCCGCAACGGCCCGGTCGTCGCCAGCTTCCCGGCGCATAGCGGCGAGCAGCTGATGCTGGTCACCGATCAGGCCAAGCTGATCCGCATGTCGGTCGGCGATACCCGCGTGATCGGGCGCGGCAGCTCGGGCGTGATCCTGTTCCGCGTCGACAAGAACGAGCATGTCGTCTCGGCGGCACGGATCGAGGAAAGCGACGACGAAGCCGAAGCGCATCTCGGCGACGAGGGCATGGCGCCCGCCACCGATCCGCAGGGCGATGGCGACACCGGCGAAGATCTCGCCGATGGCGGCGAGGGCTGA
- a CDS encoding CpaF family protein, translating into MSAFGKRNGTGGSGQRPAFGVARPMHGPETGGAQFPPIDSVPLPGASDSSGAPGLDDAMARLTSRQDGSGDAASSKVEGFEASVHKIKEQVLPRLLERVDPEAAASLSKDELAEEFRPIIGEVLGELKINLNRREQFALEKVLVDELLGYGPLEELLSDPDISDIMVNGPEQTFIEKKGKLVIANIQFRDEQHLFQIAQRIVNKVGRRVDQTTPLADARLPDGSRVNVIVPPLSLRGTAISIRKFSAKPITLDMMAGFGSMSTQMATALKIAGASRFNIVISGGTGSGKTTMLNALSKMIDPGERVLTIEDAAELRLQQPHWLPLETRPPNLEGQGEISIRDLVKNSLRMRPDRIILGEIRGSECFDLLSAMNTGHDGSMCTLHSNSPRECLARMENMVMMGDIKMPKEAISRQIADSVDMIVQVKRLRDGSRRVTNITEVIGMEGPVIVTQELFKFEYLDEGADGKIHGEYRSMGLRPYTLDKARQYGFDQPYLEACL; encoded by the coding sequence ATGAGCGCATTCGGCAAACGGAACGGCACTGGCGGTAGCGGGCAACGGCCCGCTTTCGGTGTGGCACGCCCGATGCACGGCCCGGAAACGGGCGGCGCCCAGTTTCCCCCGATCGATTCGGTGCCGCTGCCCGGTGCCTCGGATTCGTCGGGCGCGCCCGGTCTCGACGATGCGATGGCGCGGCTCACCAGCCGTCAGGATGGCTCGGGCGACGCCGCCTCGTCCAAGGTCGAGGGCTTCGAGGCCTCGGTCCACAAGATCAAGGAGCAGGTGCTTCCCCGCCTGCTCGAGCGCGTCGATCCCGAAGCCGCCGCCTCGCTGAGCAAGGACGAGCTGGCCGAGGAATTTCGCCCGATCATCGGCGAAGTGCTGGGCGAGCTGAAGATCAACCTCAACCGCCGCGAGCAGTTCGCGCTGGAAAAGGTGCTGGTCGACGAGCTGCTCGGCTACGGCCCGCTTGAGGAACTGCTGTCCGATCCCGACATCTCGGACATCATGGTCAACGGCCCCGAACAGACCTTCATCGAAAAGAAGGGCAAGCTGGTCATCGCCAACATCCAGTTCCGCGATGAACAGCATCTTTTCCAGATCGCCCAGCGCATCGTCAACAAGGTCGGCCGCCGCGTCGACCAGACCACGCCGCTCGCCGACGCCCGCCTCCCCGACGGTTCCCGCGTCAACGTCATCGTGCCGCCGCTGTCGCTGCGCGGCACCGCCATCTCGATCCGTAAATTCTCCGCCAAGCCGATCACGCTCGACATGATGGCGGGCTTCGGATCGATGAGCACGCAGATGGCCACCGCGCTCAAGATCGCGGGTGCCAGCCGCTTCAACATCGTCATCTCGGGCGGCACCGGCTCGGGCAAGACGACGATGCTGAACGCGCTGTCCAAGATGATCGATCCGGGCGAGCGCGTGCTGACGATCGAGGACGCGGCCGAACTCCGCCTGCAACAGCCGCACTGGCTGCCGCTCGAAACCCGCCCGCCGAACCTTGAGGGCCAGGGCGAAATCTCGATCCGCGATCTCGTCAAGAACTCGCTGCGTATGCGCCCGGATCGCATCATCCTGGGCGAAATTCGTGGATCGGAATGTTTCGATCTGCTCTCCGCGATGAACACCGGCCATGACGGCTCGATGTGTACGCTCCACTCCAACAGCCCGCGCGAATGCCTGGCGCGTATGGAGAACATGGTGATGATGGGCGACATCAAGATGCCCAAGGAGGCGATCTCGCGCCAGATCGCCGACTCGGTCGACATGATCGTCCAGGTCAAGCGCCTGCGCGACGGCTCGCGCCGCGTCACCAACATCACCGAGGTGATCGGCATGGAAGGCCCCGTCATCGTGACGCAGGAGCTGTTCAAGTTCGAATATCTGGACGAGGGTGCCGACGGCAAGATCCACGGCGAATATCGCTCGATGGGCCTGCGCCCCTACACGCTCGACAAGGCGCGCCAGTACGGCTTCGACCAGCCCTATCTGGAGGCCTGCCTCTAA
- a CDS encoding class I SAM-dependent methyltransferase has translation MRRLLLAVSLIALSGAPLSAKTVAKAAAKPAAKSTATKKAAPAAPRAGIMVAPDIREAVDDKRRDPKNVARDIYRHPAQTLSFFGLKPDMTVVEMIPGTGWYTEILAPYLAANGHYVAAVSAGQESDEYRTFLATDPDRFGKVQMTPFDPGQMNEFVPAGSADMILTFRNIHNLLGSPDQPGDGNAGQAFADWFRALKPGGVLGIVEHRLPENMDSAREKTTGYVKRSTVIRLAMAAGFQLAAVSDVNANPKDDHDHPKGVWTLPPSYALGDEDKAKYAAIGESDRMTLRFVKPDPNAAAADASPAPATDPAVTTAPATDPAAPPAPQDTPK, from the coding sequence GTGCGCCGTCTGCTGCTTGCTGTTTCGCTCATCGCACTGAGCGGCGCCCCCCTCTCCGCCAAGACTGTCGCCAAGGCGGCGGCCAAGCCCGCCGCCAAATCGACGGCTACCAAAAAAGCCGCGCCGGCGGCGCCCCGCGCCGGCATCATGGTCGCGCCCGATATCCGCGAGGCGGTGGACGACAAGCGCCGCGATCCCAAGAATGTCGCGCGCGACATCTACCGCCATCCCGCCCAGACGCTCAGCTTCTTCGGCCTCAAGCCCGACATGACCGTGGTCGAGATGATCCCCGGCACCGGCTGGTACACCGAGATCCTCGCCCCCTATCTGGCGGCGAACGGCCATTATGTCGCGGCGGTCTCCGCCGGCCAGGAGAGCGACGAGTATCGCACCTTCCTCGCCACCGATCCCGATCGCTTCGGCAAGGTGCAGATGACGCCGTTCGATCCCGGCCAGATGAACGAATTCGTGCCGGCCGGCAGCGCCGACATGATCCTGACCTTCCGCAACATCCACAATCTGCTCGGCTCGCCGGACCAGCCGGGCGACGGCAATGCCGGCCAGGCCTTTGCCGACTGGTTCCGCGCCCTCAAGCCCGGCGGCGTGCTCGGCATCGTCGAACATCGCCTGCCCGAGAATATGGACAGCGCCCGCGAGAAGACGACCGGCTACGTCAAGCGCTCGACCGTGATCCGGCTGGCGATGGCGGCCGGCTTCCAGCTCGCGGCGGTGAGCGACGTCAATGCCAACCCGAAGGACGATCACGATCACCCCAAGGGCGTATGGACGCTGCCGCCGAGCTACGCCCTGGGCGATGAGGATAAGGCGAAATATGCCGCGATCGGCGAGAGCGACCGGATGACGCTGCGCTTCGTCAAGCCCGATCCCAACGCCGCCGCCGCCGACGCGAGCCCCGCGCCCGCCACCGACCCGGCCGTGACGACCGCGCCTGCGACCGACCCGGCAGCGCCCCCGGCACCGCAGGACACGCCCAAATGA
- the phaR gene encoding polyhydroxyalkanoate synthesis repressor PhaR, whose translation MAKSTSASDTVIIKKYANRRLYNTETSSYITLDHLAAMTREGRDFKVLDARSEEDITHNVLTQIIMDEESTGQALLPVSFLRQLIALYGDSMQSMVPQYLEASMEAFRRNQLQFRSAMEGAFSGGPFAEIAKRNMAMFEAAATAFKPGVPGAPGAPAAEPASGDDDIAALKAQLASLQDKIDKMAK comes from the coding sequence ATGGCGAAATCCACTTCCGCTTCCGATACGGTAATCATCAAGAAGTACGCCAACAGGCGGCTCTATAACACCGAAACGTCGAGCTATATCACGCTCGATCATCTCGCCGCGATGACGCGCGAGGGCCGTGACTTCAAGGTGCTCGATGCGCGCAGCGAAGAGGACATCACCCATAATGTCCTCACCCAGATCATCATGGACGAGGAAAGCACCGGCCAGGCGCTGCTGCCGGTGAGTTTTCTGCGCCAGTTGATCGCGCTCTACGGCGATTCGATGCAATCGATGGTGCCGCAATATCTCGAAGCCTCGATGGAGGCGTTCCGGCGCAACCAGCTCCAGTTCCGCAGCGCCATGGAAGGCGCCTTCTCGGGCGGCCCCTTCGCCGAGATCGCCAAGCGCAACATGGCGATGTTCGAGGCGGCGGCGACGGCGTTCAAGCCGGGCGTGCCGGGTGCCCCCGGTGCCCCTGCGGCAGAGCCGGCGTCCGGCGACGACGATATTGCTGCGCTCAAGGCCCAGCTTGCCAGCCTGCAGGACAAGATCGACAAGATGGCCAAGTGA
- a CDS encoding alpha/beta hydrolase: protein MLRHETDGAPDRRAAALAGLRAYQSAERPSGPPAVPIVARAGRAMLRDYGGAGRPVLFVPSLINAPDVLDLLPDISLMRWLATQGVRPLLLDWGIPSPDERDLAIAGHVETLLLPLLEEIGPDAALAGYCLGGTMALAAAAIRPPASLTLIASPWHFSGFPDAARHGLGELWTQSRPMADAMGHLPVEVLQTAFWRLDPRRTVEKFITFGSTARGPEATRLFVALEDWANGGAPLTPAAGRELAEDLFRDDRPGSGRWQVAGRHIDPAALACPWLDIVSTTDRIVPAASAVSTSGAGETLTLAQGHVGMIVGGRARESLWRPLAQWLARAHIR from the coding sequence ATGCTGCGCCACGAGACCGACGGCGCACCGGATCGGAGGGCGGCGGCGCTCGCCGGATTGCGCGCCTACCAGTCCGCGGAGCGGCCTTCCGGGCCGCCTGCGGTGCCGATCGTCGCGCGGGCCGGGCGAGCGATGCTGCGCGATTATGGCGGCGCCGGGCGCCCGGTACTGTTCGTGCCGTCGTTGATCAACGCGCCCGATGTGCTCGATCTGCTGCCCGATATTTCGCTGATGCGGTGGCTGGCGACGCAGGGCGTGCGGCCGTTGCTGCTCGATTGGGGCATCCCCTCGCCGGACGAGCGCGACCTCGCCATCGCCGGCCATGTCGAGACGCTGCTGCTGCCGCTGCTCGAGGAGATCGGGCCGGACGCCGCGCTGGCCGGCTATTGCCTGGGCGGGACGATGGCGCTCGCCGCCGCCGCGATCCGGCCGCCGGCCTCGCTCACCCTGATCGCCTCGCCCTGGCATTTCTCGGGCTTCCCCGATGCCGCGCGGCACGGGCTCGGCGAATTATGGACGCAATCCCGGCCGATGGCGGACGCGATGGGCCATTTGCCGGTCGAGGTGTTGCAGACCGCCTTCTGGCGGCTCGATCCGCGCCGCACCGTGGAGAAGTTCATCACCTTCGGCAGCACGGCACGCGGCCCCGAGGCGACCCGCCTGTTCGTGGCGCTGGAGGATTGGGCCAATGGCGGCGCGCCGCTGACGCCCGCCGCCGGCCGCGAGCTGGCCGAGGATCTCTTCCGCGACGACCGGCCCGGCTCCGGCCGCTGGCAGGTTGCCGGGCGGCATATCGATCCCGCCGCACTCGCCTGCCCGTGGCTCGATATCGTCTCGACCACCGATCGCATCGTGCCGGCTGCCAGCGCGGTCAGCACCAGCGGCGCAGGCGAGACGCTGACACTGGCGCAGGGCCATGTCGGGATGATAGTCGGCGGGCGGGCACGCGAAAGCCTGTGGCGGCCCCTCGCGCAATGGCTCGCGCGCGCCCATATCCGCTGA
- a CDS encoding acetyl-CoA C-acetyltransferase produces the protein MTDVVITAAKRTPVGSFLGAFGSTPAHELGRVAIEAALAQAGVKGEEVSEVILGQVLTAAQGQNPARQASMAAGIPKEVPAWGVNQVCGSGLRAVVLATQAIANGDATIMVAGGQESMSLANHAQNLRGGTKMGNLSLVDTMIVDGLTDAFNAYHMGITAENLAEKYQVTRQAQDVFSVGSQNKAEKARAEGRFKDEIAPVTVKGRKGDTIVADDEYIRAGATIEAMEKLKPAFKKDGTVTAANASGLNDGAAALVLMSAEEAAKRGSKVLATVKSWASVGVDPAYMGIGPVPAVKKALEKAGWTVDDLDLIEANEAFASQALSVCQELGLPAEKVNVNGGAIAIGHPIGASGARVLTTLLYEMEKRDAKRGLATLCIGGGMGIAMCVER, from the coding sequence ATGACCGACGTCGTCATCACTGCCGCCAAGCGCACGCCCGTGGGCAGCTTTTTGGGGGCTTTCGGGTCGACTCCTGCCCATGAACTGGGGCGGGTCGCGATCGAGGCCGCGCTGGCCCAGGCCGGCGTGAAGGGCGAGGAGGTGTCCGAAGTGATCCTCGGTCAGGTGCTGACCGCCGCGCAGGGCCAGAACCCGGCACGGCAGGCATCGATGGCGGCCGGCATTCCCAAGGAGGTGCCCGCCTGGGGCGTCAACCAGGTCTGCGGCTCGGGCCTGCGCGCGGTCGTGCTGGCGACGCAGGCGATCGCCAACGGCGATGCCACGATCATGGTCGCCGGCGGGCAGGAGAGCATGTCGCTCGCCAACCATGCGCAAAATCTGCGCGGCGGCACCAAGATGGGCAATCTCAGCCTGGTCGACACGATGATCGTCGACGGCCTGACCGACGCCTTCAACGCCTATCACATGGGCATCACCGCCGAGAATCTCGCCGAGAAATACCAGGTCACGCGCCAGGCGCAGGACGTCTTCTCGGTCGGATCGCAGAACAAGGCCGAGAAGGCGCGCGCCGAGGGCCGCTTCAAGGACGAGATCGCGCCGGTGACGGTCAAGGGCCGCAAGGGCGACACGATCGTCGCGGACGACGAATATATCCGCGCCGGCGCCACCATCGAGGCGATGGAGAAGCTCAAGCCCGCCTTCAAGAAGGACGGCACCGTCACCGCCGCCAACGCGTCGGGCCTCAACGACGGCGCCGCGGCGTTGGTGCTGATGTCGGCCGAGGAAGCGGCCAAGCGCGGCTCCAAGGTGCTGGCCACGGTGAAGAGCTGGGCGTCGGTCGGCGTCGATCCCGCCTATATGGGCATCGGCCCGGTGCCGGCTGTAAAGAAGGCGCTGGAGAAGGCCGGCTGGACGGTCGACGATCTCGACCTGATCGAGGCCAATGAGGCGTTCGCGTCGCAGGCGCTGTCGGTCTGCCAGGAGCTCGGCCTGCCGGCGGAGAAGGTCAACGTCAACGGCGGCGCGATCGCGATCGGCCATCCGATCGGCGCATCGGGCGCGCGCGTGCTCACCACCCTGCTCTACGAGATGGAGAAGCGCGACGCCAAGAGGGGCCTCGCGACGCTGTGCATCGGCGGCGGCATGGGCATCGCCATGTGCGTCGAGCGTTGA
- a CDS encoding HutD/Ves family protein, producing MARLTLLRAADRLAVPWKNGGGVTREVAASPDGAGFDRFDWRISMAEVASDGPFSLFPGVDRTLAMLSGTMRLAIAGDGQSAGVHDLTPYDPPLAFAGDVPVMGSLPGGPASDLNLMVRRGRYRAALRRLTLSEAVAIDDGMTAIVIATAPTVVRLGEQTIALDVLDALRIDGAGHCTIAGDALLATVQRQSSITRAT from the coding sequence ATGGCCCGCCTCACCCTGCTCCGCGCCGCTGACCGTCTCGCGGTGCCATGGAAGAATGGCGGCGGCGTCACCCGCGAAGTCGCTGCCAGCCCGGACGGCGCCGGCTTCGATCGGTTCGACTGGCGGATCAGCATGGCCGAGGTCGCGTCGGACGGCCCCTTCTCGCTCTTCCCCGGCGTGGACCGGACACTCGCCATGCTGTCCGGGACGATGCGCCTCGCAATCGCGGGCGACGGGCAGAGCGCGGGTGTCCACGATCTCACCCCTTATGACCCGCCGCTGGCCTTCGCCGGCGACGTGCCGGTGATGGGCAGCCTGCCCGGTGGCCCGGCCAGCGATCTCAACCTCATGGTCCGTCGCGGCCGCTACCGCGCGGCGCTGCGCCGGCTGACGCTATCGGAGGCGGTGGCGATCGATGACGGCATGACCGCGATCGTCATCGCGACGGCGCCGACCGTGGTCCGGCTCGGTGAACAGACCATCGCGCTCGATGTGCTGGACGCGCTGCGCATCGACGGCGCCGGCCATTGCACGATCGCGGGCGACGCCCTGCTCGCGACGGTTCAGCGGCAATCCTCGATCACGCGCGCGACCTGA